GGGAACTCCGCACGTCGCGGCGCCGTCCGCAAGGCCGGCTCGAAGAAGGGCGCGCAGGTCGGCTCGGGCGGCCAGCGCCGGGCGGCGCTCGAGGGCCGCGGCCCGACGCCCAAGGCCACCGAGCGGACGGGCCACCCGGCGGCCGCCCGCAAGGCCGCCGCCGAACGCCGCGCCCAGGCCAGCCCCAAGCGCCCGAGCGCGGGGCGCGGCCCCCGCGGCGGGTCCAGCGACCGCGGCGCCTCCGAGATCATCGCCGGGCGCAACCCCGTCGTCGAGGCGGTGCGCGCGGGCGTGCCCATCGAGCACGTCTACATCGCCACCCGCGCCGAGATGGACGACCGGATGCGCGAGGTGCTGCGCGTCGTCACCGCCCGCCACCTGCCTCTCCTGGAGGTGACCAAGCCGGAGCTCGACCGCCTCACCGGCGACGCCGTCCACCAGGGCCTGGCCGTCGCCGTCCCGCCGTACTCCTACGCCGATCCCGAGGACCTCCTCGACCGGGCGGAGCGCGCGGGGCAGCCGCCCCTCATCGTCGCGCTCGACGGCGTCACCGACCCGCACAACCTCGGCGCCGTCCTGCGCTCGGCGGGGGCGTTCGGGGTCCACGGCGTCCTCGTGCCCGAGCGGCGCTCCGCCGGCGTGACCGGCACGGTGTGGAAGGTCTCGGCCGGCGCGGCGGCCCGCGTGCCCGTCGCCCGCGCCACCAACCTCGTCCGCGCGCTCCAGGACTACCAGGCGGCCGGCTGCTTCGTCGTCGGCCTCGACGGCGAGGGGCCCGGCGACGTCGGCCAGCTCGAGCTGGCCACCGAGCCGCTCGTCCTCGTCATCGGGGCGGAGGGCAAGGGGCTGTCCCGCCTGGTGCGGGAGACCTGCGACCTCATCGCCGGCATCCCCATCGCCTCGACCGTCGAGTCGCTCAACGCGGCGGTCGCCGCGGGGATCAGCCTGTACGAGGTCGCCCGGCACCGCGCCGCCGCGACCGCGGACTGACCGCGGCGTCGTGCCCCCGCGCGGGGCACGACGCGCCGGTCAGCGCCGGGCCGGCGCACGGCCCACCCGGCACGACCACCCAGGCTGGAGCTCCCGATGATGTGGCACCCGCACTCGACGCTGGCCTACGGCGCCGACTACAACCCGGAGCAGTGGCCGGAGTGGGTGGTCGACGAGGACATCGCGCTCATGCGCGAGGCCCACGTGACGATGGTGAGCCTGGGCATCTTCGCCTGGGGGGCGCTCGAGCCCGAGCCGGGCCGCTACACCTTCGGCTGGCTCGACCGGGTGATCGACAAGCTCCACGCGGCCGGGATCAGCGTGGACCTGGCCACGGGGACCGCCTCGCCCCCGCCGTGGCTCGGGGCGCGCTACCCCGAGACCCTGCCCGTCCGGGCCGACGGCACCCGCCTGTCCTACGGGTCCCGGCAGCACTACTGCCCCAGCTCGCCCGTCTACCGCGACGCCGCCGCGCGGCTCGCGCGCCGGATGGCCGAGCGCTACGGCGACCACCCCGCGGTGGTGCTGTGGCACGTGAACAACGAGTACGGCTGCCACGTCGCCGAGTGCTTCTGCGACGTCTCCGCCGCGGCGTTCCGCGGCTGGCTCCAGGGGCGCTACCCGGGCCTGTCGGAGCTCAACCACGCCTGGGGCACCGCCTTCTGGTCGCAGGGCTACTCCACGTGGGGCGAGATCCTCCCGCCGCGGGAGACCCCCACGTTCTCCAACCCGGCCCAGCTCCTCGACTGGCGGCGGTTCTGCAACGCCGAGCTGCTCGCCTGCTTCGTGCGTGAGAAGGACGTCCTGCGCGAGGTGTCCCCGCACGTGCCGGTGACGACCAACTTCATGGGCCTGTTCGGCCCCCTCGACTACTGGGAGTGGGCCGAGCGGGAGGACGTCGTGAGCAACGACAGCTACCCCGACCCGGCCGACCCCTACGCCGCGCGCGAGTACGCCCTCCAGGCGGACCTCATGCGCTCGCTCGGCGGCGGGCAGCCCTTCCTCCAGATGGAGCAGACGCCGTCGGCGGTCCAGTGGCGCCCGCGCAACGCGGCCCAGCGCCCCGGGCAGCTGCTCCTGTGGTCGCTGCAGACGGTGGCGCGCGGCGCGGACGGGATCTGCCACTTCCAGTGGCGCCAGTCCGTCGCGGGCGCCGAGACGTTCCACTCCGGCATGGTCCCGCACGCGGGCACGAAGACCCGCGTGTGGCGCGAGGTGGTCGGGCTGGGCGAGGCGCTGCGCCGGGTGGGCCCGGTCGCCGGCTCCCGGGTCGAGGCCCGCGCCGCCATCGTCCTGGACTGGACGAGCCTGTGGGCGCGGCACAGCGCCGTCGGGCCCGTCGACGCCGACCCGACCACCGCGCTGCGGGACTGGCACGGGGCCTTCTTCGAGGGCAACGTGCCCGTCGACTTCCTCGCCCCCGACGCCGATCTCAGCGGGTACCGGCTCATCGTCCTGCCGGAGGTCTTCCGGGTGGACGCGGACCTCGCGGAGCGGCTCGAGGACGCCGTCGAGGCCGGCGCCCACGTTCTCGTCACCAACCTCACCGGCGTGGTCGACCATGACAACCAGGCGTACCTCGCCGGGTACCTGGGGCCGTTGTCGAGCATGCTCGGCGTCCACGTCGAGGAGTTCGTCCCCCTGGTGCCGCGGCCCGGGCCGGCGCCCGACCCCGCGGCCGAGCCGATCTCCGCCGCGGCGACCGTCCCGGCCACGGCGGACCGCGTGCCGGTGGCGTCGGTCGAGCTGGGCCCGCTCGCGGGGCGCACGTGGTCCGAGCGCGTCGTCGTCGGGCGCGGTTCCGGCGTCGACGTCGTCGGCACCTTCGCCACGGGAGACCTCGTGGGCGAGCCGGCCCTCACCCGGCGCCGGCTGGGGGCCGGGACCGCCTGGTACGTCGGCACCGACCTCGACGCCGCCGGCCGGGCCGCCCTGCTCGCGGACCTCACCGCCCGCGCGGGGGTGCGTCCGGTGCTCGACGGCGTCCCGCCGGGCGTGGAGGCGGCGCGGCGCGGGGACCACCTGTTCCTGCTCAACCACGGCGACGCGCCGGCCACCGTGCCGGGCGTGAGCGGCCGCGACCTCCTCACGGGGACGGACGTCGACGGCGCCCTGGTGCTCCCCCCACGCGGGGCGGCCGTCCTCGCCTGAGCCCGGCCGCCCGCGCCAGCGGGGGCCGTCATGGCGCCGGGGCGGCCGGTTCAGGACCGGGGCCGGCGCATCTCCATCGTGTCGCCGAGGCCCGCGCCGAGGACCGCCTGCTCGTCCGGGCGGTGCCGCAGGATGCTCTCGACGTAGCTGGCCACGGCGTCGCGCATGGGCACGTCCTGGCGCATCTTCTCCGCCATGTACCAGCGGTGCTCGAGCACCTCGTGGAAGATCTCCGCCGGCTCGAGCTTGCCGCGCAGCTCCCGGGGGATCGCCCGCACGGTCGGCTCGAAGACTTCCGCCAGCCAGTCGTGCGCGACGAACTCCTCGTCCTCGCCCTGCCGGTCGTGGTCGGCGCGGTAGGCGTCGAGGTCGTTGAGCATCCGCCGGGCCTGGTTCTCCTGGACGTCCAGGCCGGTGAGCCGCATGAGGCGGCGGTGGTGGTGCCCGGCGTCGACGACCTTCGGCTGGATGCGCACGGACGTGCCGTCGACGTCGGTGGTGATGGACAGCTCGCCGACGTCGTAGCCGAGGGTGTTGAGCCGGTTGATCCGGGCGGCGACGCGCCAGCGCTCGCCGGTGTCGAACGACTCGGCCTCGGTGAGCTCGGTCCACAGGTCGTCGTAGCGCTCGACGATGCGGGCGCCGATGGCGACGACGTCGATGTCCTCGTCGACCATCTCGCCCGCCTGGAGGTCCATGAGCTCGCCGATGATGTTCACCCGCGCGATCTCGAGGTCGTAGTTGCGCTGGCCGTCGGTGAGTGCGGGGTGGATCTCGCCGGTCTCGGCGTCGACGAGGTACGCGGCGAAGGCGCCGGCGTCCCGCCGGAAGAGGGTGTTCGACAGGGACACGTCGCCCCAGTAGAAGCCGAGCAGGTGCAGGCGCACGAGGAGCACGGCGAGGGCGTCGATGAGCCGCGTCGCGGTGTCGGGGCGCAGGTACTGGCTGAACACCGCGCGGTAGGGCAGGGAGAACTGCAGGTGCTGGGTGACAAGCACGGAGTCGAGGGGTTCGTCGTGGGGGTCGCGCCGGCCGGTGATGACGGCCAGCGGCTCGACGGAGGGCGCACCCATCCGGTTGAGCTGCCGGAGCTGGTCGTACTCGTGGTACGCGACGGACTCGCCGATCTCCTTGACGGCGACGACGCGGCCGGACAGGCGCACGAAGCGCACGACGTGCCGCGAGATCCCGCGCGGCAGCGCCGCCAGGACGGACTCCGGCCAGGCCTCGAGCGGGACCTCCCACGGGAGGTCGAGCAGGGCGGGGTCGAGGTTCGCGGCGGTGATCTCTAGGGCGTGGGACATCGTCGGTCTCTCTCGCATGAGCGAGGGGCGGGCCCGTGGCCGGGCCCGCCCCTGCGCTGCGTGCGGTGCCTCAGCTGGGCAGACGCTTGCCGCTGTTGGCGGCGAAGGTGTGCTGCTCACCCGGGCGGATGGTGACGTGCAGGATGTCACCCTTGGCGGGCACGTCGCGGGGGTCGATGCGGACGATGATCTGCGCCTCACCGGCCCCGGAGGTGATGTTCTCGGCCAGGTCGCGGTCGCCGGCCAGCTGGCCGTACACGAACGCGTCGGAGCCGAGCTCCTCGACGAGCTCCACGGACACCGGGAGCGAGCCCTCGGTGCCGGCGGGGACCCGGTCGAGCGACTCGGGGCGGAAGCCGATGACGACCTGGCCGTCGTCGGCCGCGGTGAGGGCGCTCATCGTCGCGCGGCTGAGCGGCACGCGGGTCTCGCCCAGGACGGCGGCGCCGTCGCGGACGTGGAACGTGCCGAGGTTCATCGCGGGCGAGCCGATGAAGCCGGCGACGAAGACGTTGGCCGGGGTGTCGTACATGTCCCGGGGGGTGCCGACCTGCTGGAGGAGGCCGTCCTTGAGGACCGCGATCCGGTCACCCATGGTGAGGGCCTCGGTCTGGTCGTGCGTGACGTAGACCGTCGTGACGCCGAGGCGGCGCTGGAGCGAGGCGATCTGCGTGCGGGTCTGGACGCGGAGCTTGGCGTCGAGGTTCGACAGCGGCTCGTCCATGAGGAAGACCTGCGGCTGGCGGACGATCGCGCGGCCCATCGCCACGCGCTGACGCTGACCACCGGAGAGCGCCTTCGGCTTGCGGTCGAGGTACTCGCTGAGGTCGAGGATCTTCGCCGCCTCCTCGACCCGCTGGCGGATCTCGGCCTTGGGCTTGCCGGCGATCTTCAGCGCGAAGCCCATGTTGTCCGCGACGGACATGTGCGGGTACAGCGCGTAGTTCTGGAACACCATGGCGATGTCCCGGTCCTTGGGCTGGACGTCGGTGACGTCGCGGTCGCCGATGAGGATGCGGCCCGAGTTGACGTCCTCGAGGCCCGCGAGCATCCGCAGCGAGGTGGACTTGCCGCAGCCCGAGGGCCCGACGAGGACGAGGAACTCGCCGTCGGCGACCTCGAGGTTGAGCGCGTCGACGGCGGGGCGTTCGGTGCCGGGGTAGACGCGGGTGGCGTTGTCGAAGGTGACTGAAGCCATGGTGATGTATGTCCTCTCACCGGCAGGTACGTGCCGGACGATCCGTAGTGAAAGGTGTCAGTGGTGTCTGCTCTGACACGACGCCGCCGGGTGGTCCCGAAGGGACCGTCGGTGGTGCTGGGGGCATCTTCGCACACCATGGTGCGAATTCCACGATTGTCACGCACCCGCTGTGCGCGGCGACCGACCGGAGCGGCTCAGCCCACCTCGTCCGCGGGAACCGGGCTGCGGAGCTCGACGAGGCGCAGGAGGACGGCGGAGAGCTCGTCGGGGTCCGCCACGCGGTGGGACGCCGCGGTGGGGCCGTCGCCCACCTTGATCCCGACGTCCTGCGGCTCGAGGACGGCGAAGGCGTCCTCGTCGGTGCGGTCGTCGCCGGCGTAGAGGACGGCGTCCGCGCCCGTCACCGCGCGCAGGTCGGTGACGGCGTCGCCCTTGGTGTGGTGGAGGACGGCCATCTCGATGACCTCCTTGCCCTCCTGGACGCGGAGCCCGGCCAGGGCGCCCGGGCCCTCGAGGACGGCGCGGCGCAGCCGCTCCCCGTCGGCCGGCGTGCAGCGGCGGGTGTGGACGACGACGGCGGCCGGCTTCCCCTCGACCCAGGCCTCGGGGGTCTGGGCCACCAGCTCCTCGGCGTCGCGCAGGACCCGGGCCCGCAGGTCCGCCTGCTCCGTGGTGAGCGCGACGGGCTCGGCGTCGAGCGCGAGCCCGCCGTCGGGGGAACGCACGACGCGACCACGCTGGACGCCGTGGCTGCCGACGACGTGGGTGTGCTCGGGCACCTCGGCGAGCGAGACGAGCCCGGACGCCTCGCGGCCGGAGACGAGGGCGAGCGTCACCCCCGGCAGCTCGCTGAGCTCGGCCAGGGCCGCCACCGACGCCGGCACGATGCGCGAGGTGGCGGGGTCGCGGACCAGCGGCGCCAGGACGCCGTCGAAGTCCAGCGCGACGAGGATCCGCGGCCGGGCCGCGAGGTCCCGCAGGGCGGCGTCGAGCCACTCCCCGAGGTGGGCGACGAAGATCGGGACGTCGATCCCCGGTCCGGGCACCCCGGCGTCGCCGGTCACGGTCGGGTCGTCGGTCATTCGTCCTCCACGAGGGGGCGGGGGTGCGGGCGGGGGTTGGCGAGGGCGGTGAGGAAGTCCTCGGCCCAGCGCTGGACGTCGTGGTCGAGCACGCGCCGGCGCAGGCCGCGCATGCGGCGCCGGCGCTCGGTGGGCTCCATCGCGATCGCCCGCATGATGGCCGCCTTCGTCCCGTCGATGTCGTGCGGGTTGATGAGGAGCGCCTGGGTGAGCTCGTCGGCCGCGCCGGTGAACTCGCTGAGGACGAGGACGCCCCCGAGGTCGCGGCGGGCGGCGACGTACTCCTTCGCCACGAGGTTCATCCCGTCGCGCAGGGAGGTGACGAGCATGACGTCCGCCGCCCGGTACATCGCCGCCATCTCCTCCATCGGGTAGGAGTGGTGCATGTAGTGCACGGCGGCGCGGCCCAGCGCCCCGTAGTCGCCGTTGATGCGCCCGACGGTCGCCTCCACCTCGTCGCGGAGCTGGCGGTACTGCTCGACGCGCTCGCGCGAGGGGCTGGCCACCTGGACGAGGGTGGCCTCGGGGGCGGCGAGCCGGCCGTCGGCGAGGAGCTCGCCGAACGCCTTGAGCCGGTGGCGGATCCCCTTGGTGTAGTCGAGCCGGTCGACGCCGAGGAGGAGGACCTCCGGGTCGCCCAGCTCCTTGCGGATCTCCACGGCCCGCTTCTGCACGGCGGGGGAGCTGGCGAGCGCGTCGAAGGCGGTGGAGTCGATGGAGATGGGGAAGCTCGCCGCGCGGACCTGGCGGGCCGGGCGCGCCCACCGCTCGCCGATGGTCACCACCCGCCCGCGGGTGGGCAGGTCGGTGAGGCGGCGGACCGCGCGGAGGAAGTTCTTCGCGTCCGACTCGCGCTGGAAGCCGACGAGGTCGGCGCCGAGGAGACCCTCGAGGACCTGGCGGCGCCACGGCAGCTGGCTGAAGATCTCCAGCGGGGGGAACGGGATGTGGTTGAAGAACCCGATCTTCACGTCCGGCCGCAGGAGGCGGAGCACCGCGGGGACGAGCTGGAGCTGGTAGTCGTGCACCCACACGGTCCCGCCCTCGGCGACCGCCTCGGCGGCCGCGGCGGCGAAGCGGCGGTTGATGCTCACGTAGGCGTTCCACCAGGCGCGGTGGAACTGGGGGTCGACGATGACGTCGTGGTACAGCGGCCAGAGGGTCCCGTTGGAGAAGCCCTCGTAGTAGGCGGCGATCTCGCTCTCGCTCAGGCGGACCGGCCACAGCCGCATGCCCTCGCCGTCGAAGGGCTCGTGCTCGAGGTCCGGCGTGCCGGACCAGCCCACCCACGCGCCGGCGTTGCGCTGCATCACCGGGGCCAGGGCGGTGACGAGGCCACCGGGGGAGCGGGTCCACGACAGCGAGCCGTCATCCGCCACCGTCATGTCGACGGGAAGGCGGTTGGCGACGACGACTAG
The sequence above is a segment of the Georgenia faecalis genome. Coding sequences within it:
- a CDS encoding alpha,alpha-trehalose-phosphate synthase (UDP-forming), giving the protein MPAGEHDLVVVANRLPVDMTVADDGSLSWTRSPGGLVTALAPVMQRNAGAWVGWSGTPDLEHEPFDGEGMRLWPVRLSESEIAAYYEGFSNGTLWPLYHDVIVDPQFHRAWWNAYVSINRRFAAAAAEAVAEGGTVWVHDYQLQLVPAVLRLLRPDVKIGFFNHIPFPPLEIFSQLPWRRQVLEGLLGADLVGFQRESDAKNFLRAVRRLTDLPTRGRVVTIGERWARPARQVRAASFPISIDSTAFDALASSPAVQKRAVEIRKELGDPEVLLLGVDRLDYTKGIRHRLKAFGELLADGRLAAPEATLVQVASPSRERVEQYRQLRDEVEATVGRINGDYGALGRAAVHYMHHSYPMEEMAAMYRAADVMLVTSLRDGMNLVAKEYVAARRDLGGVLVLSEFTGAADELTQALLINPHDIDGTKAAIMRAIAMEPTERRRRMRGLRRRVLDHDVQRWAEDFLTALANPRPHPRPLVEDE
- the otsB gene encoding trehalose-phosphatase, which produces MTDDPTVTGDAGVPGPGIDVPIFVAHLGEWLDAALRDLAARPRILVALDFDGVLAPLVRDPATSRIVPASVAALAELSELPGVTLALVSGREASGLVSLAEVPEHTHVVGSHGVQRGRVVRSPDGGLALDAEPVALTTEQADLRARVLRDAEELVAQTPEAWVEGKPAAVVVHTRRCTPADGERLRRAVLEGPGALAGLRVQEGKEVIEMAVLHHTKGDAVTDLRAVTGADAVLYAGDDRTDEDAFAVLEPQDVGIKVGDGPTAASHRVADPDELSAVLLRLVELRSPVPADEVG
- the rlmB gene encoding 23S rRNA (guanosine(2251)-2'-O)-methyltransferase RlmB, which produces MPGNSARRGAVRKAGSKKGAQVGSGGQRRAALEGRGPTPKATERTGHPAAARKAAAERRAQASPKRPSAGRGPRGGSSDRGASEIIAGRNPVVEAVRAGVPIEHVYIATRAEMDDRMREVLRVVTARHLPLLEVTKPELDRLTGDAVHQGLAVAVPPYSYADPEDLLDRAERAGQPPLIVALDGVTDPHNLGAVLRSAGAFGVHGVLVPERRSAGVTGTVWKVSAGAAARVPVARATNLVRALQDYQAAGCFVVGLDGEGPGDVGQLELATEPLVLVIGAEGKGLSRLVRETCDLIAGIPIASTVESLNAAVAAGISLYEVARHRAAATAD
- a CDS encoding beta-galactosidase, translating into MMWHPHSTLAYGADYNPEQWPEWVVDEDIALMREAHVTMVSLGIFAWGALEPEPGRYTFGWLDRVIDKLHAAGISVDLATGTASPPPWLGARYPETLPVRADGTRLSYGSRQHYCPSSPVYRDAAARLARRMAERYGDHPAVVLWHVNNEYGCHVAECFCDVSAAAFRGWLQGRYPGLSELNHAWGTAFWSQGYSTWGEILPPRETPTFSNPAQLLDWRRFCNAELLACFVREKDVLREVSPHVPVTTNFMGLFGPLDYWEWAEREDVVSNDSYPDPADPYAAREYALQADLMRSLGGGQPFLQMEQTPSAVQWRPRNAAQRPGQLLLWSLQTVARGADGICHFQWRQSVAGAETFHSGMVPHAGTKTRVWREVVGLGEALRRVGPVAGSRVEARAAIVLDWTSLWARHSAVGPVDADPTTALRDWHGAFFEGNVPVDFLAPDADLSGYRLIVLPEVFRVDADLAERLEDAVEAGAHVLVTNLTGVVDHDNQAYLAGYLGPLSSMLGVHVEEFVPLVPRPGPAPDPAAEPISAAATVPATADRVPVASVELGPLAGRTWSERVVVGRGSGVDVVGTFATGDLVGEPALTRRRLGAGTAWYVGTDLDAAGRAALLADLTARAGVRPVLDGVPPGVEAARRGDHLFLLNHGDAPATVPGVSGRDLLTGTDVDGALVLPPRGAAVLA
- a CDS encoding DUF4032 domain-containing protein yields the protein MSHALEITAANLDPALLDLPWEVPLEAWPESVLAALPRGISRHVVRFVRLSGRVVAVKEIGESVAYHEYDQLRQLNRMGAPSVEPLAVITGRRDPHDEPLDSVLVTQHLQFSLPYRAVFSQYLRPDTATRLIDALAVLLVRLHLLGFYWGDVSLSNTLFRRDAGAFAAYLVDAETGEIHPALTDGQRNYDLEIARVNIIGELMDLQAGEMVDEDIDVVAIGARIVERYDDLWTELTEAESFDTGERWRVAARINRLNTLGYDVGELSITTDVDGTSVRIQPKVVDAGHHHRRLMRLTGLDVQENQARRMLNDLDAYRADHDRQGEDEEFVAHDWLAEVFEPTVRAIPRELRGKLEPAEIFHEVLEHRWYMAEKMRQDVPMRDAVASYVESILRHRPDEQAVLGAGLGDTMEMRRPRS
- a CDS encoding ABC transporter ATP-binding protein, which translates into the protein MASVTFDNATRVYPGTERPAVDALNLEVADGEFLVLVGPSGCGKSTSLRMLAGLEDVNSGRILIGDRDVTDVQPKDRDIAMVFQNYALYPHMSVADNMGFALKIAGKPKAEIRQRVEEAAKILDLSEYLDRKPKALSGGQRQRVAMGRAIVRQPQVFLMDEPLSNLDAKLRVQTRTQIASLQRRLGVTTVYVTHDQTEALTMGDRIAVLKDGLLQQVGTPRDMYDTPANVFVAGFIGSPAMNLGTFHVRDGAAVLGETRVPLSRATMSALTAADDGQVVIGFRPESLDRVPAGTEGSLPVSVELVEELGSDAFVYGQLAGDRDLAENITSGAGEAQIIVRIDPRDVPAKGDILHVTIRPGEQHTFAANSGKRLPS